The following proteins are co-located in the Syntrophales bacterium genome:
- a CDS encoding FAD-binding oxidoreductase, translating into MMEKQKFISEKDIKYLEGIMEKERISQGISNRELHSHDESFHSPCLPEVVLWPHSTDEVSRIVRYAFENNIPITPWGAGTSLEGNPIPVKGGIVLDFQEMNKTLAIRQEDFQVDVQPGVIYKELNKDLGRLGLFFPPDPGAAATIGGMIANNASGIRTVKYGATKDCVMRLVVVMPNGDVLKIGNRARKSSSGYDLVHLFIGSEGTLGVVTEATLKLVGLPVNFMAVRATFPTIKDATATVFQIMSSGLTPSAMEFLDSEVVKVINQDRELALEEKPTLLMEFDGYSERGLEEEMNFAEDICRENNCLFLDKGLGLEERNRLWEIRHLVVESIKRNHPGLEMLIMDVAVPLSRYSDMVLFIKDRVRDFHAYVFGHAGDGNIHVAIMDDPQDEKRWDSVEMVNRLIVKKALEFEGTCTGEHGVGIGKREFMDMEHGNSLEIMRKLKSQLIDPSGIMNPGKMFF; encoded by the coding sequence ATGATGGAAAAGCAAAAATTTATCTCCGAAAAGGACATAAAGTATCTTGAAGGAATTATGGAAAAAGAAAGGATTTCCCAGGGGATATCTAACCGCGAATTACACTCTCACGATGAATCTTTTCATTCACCATGTTTGCCCGAGGTGGTGCTGTGGCCCCATAGTACAGATGAGGTAAGCAGAATAGTGAGATATGCCTTTGAAAACAATATTCCGATAACCCCTTGGGGCGCAGGGACGAGTCTCGAAGGGAATCCTATACCCGTTAAAGGTGGAATTGTTCTTGATTTTCAGGAAATGAATAAAACACTTGCCATTCGCCAGGAAGACTTTCAAGTGGATGTTCAGCCCGGTGTTATTTATAAAGAACTGAATAAAGATCTGGGTCGCCTGGGGTTATTTTTCCCTCCTGATCCGGGAGCCGCCGCAACCATAGGAGGAATGATTGCAAACAATGCAAGTGGCATCCGTACAGTAAAATATGGTGCTACAAAAGACTGTGTCATGAGATTAGTGGTCGTAATGCCTAACGGAGATGTTTTAAAAATAGGAAACAGGGCGCGAAAAAGCTCTTCAGGGTATGACCTTGTTCACCTTTTTATCGGTTCTGAAGGAACGTTGGGGGTAGTAACCGAAGCAACACTGAAACTGGTGGGACTGCCGGTCAATTTCATGGCTGTCAGGGCCACTTTTCCTACAATTAAGGATGCAACGGCCACGGTTTTTCAAATTATGTCTTCAGGTCTTACACCTTCCGCAATGGAATTTCTCGATTCCGAAGTTGTGAAAGTTATAAACCAGGACCGTGAGCTTGCTCTGGAAGAAAAGCCCACACTTCTCATGGAGTTTGATGGATACAGTGAACGCGGACTCGAAGAAGAGATGAATTTTGCTGAGGATATATGTCGGGAGAATAACTGCTTGTTTTTAGATAAAGGTCTTGGCCTGGAAGAACGGAATCGGTTATGGGAAATCCGACACCTGGTTGTAGAATCCATAAAAAGGAACCACCCCGGTCTTGAAATGTTAATTATGGATGTTGCGGTACCTCTTTCCCGCTACAGTGATATGGTGTTATTTATTAAGGATAGGGTTCGGGATTTTCATGCCTATGTTTTCGGTCACGCGGGTGACGGCAACATACATGTAGCGATAATGGATGACCCTCAGGATGAGAAAAGATGGGATTCTGTGGAAATGGTAAATCGTCTTATTGTCAAAAAAGCCCTTGAATTTGAGGGGACATGCACGGGAGAACATGGAGTCGGTATAGGCAAGAGAGAGTTTATGGACATGGAACACGGTAACAGCCTTGAAATTATGCGCAAATTGAAGAGCCAGCTCATTGATCCGTCAGGAATTATGAACCCCGGGAAAATGTTTTTTTAA
- a CDS encoding NlpC/P60 family protein, with the protein MRHRGTKKKIKKKEPQTIKRTLKWASLVGALSLILLIAGCGRKSFVPPGLRPEMPKTGLARMGYSIQIGAFSNLDNAVRLTKALENRELNAYYFAHKTGIYKVRFGNFPSRQTARRQAESIRAAAIIDEYYIVSPSDYAVVKKRIYASRYLRKELVETAESFIGLPYRWGCSSVEEGFDCSGLTMAVYQLNGLNLPRSSKEQHRAGIYIKKNQMKRGDLVFFATSGSKRVSHVGIYTGNNKFIHAPGKGKKIRVSSLSSRYFETRYAGAKTFLR; encoded by the coding sequence ATGAGGCACAGAGGCACAAAGAAAAAGATCAAGAAAAAGGAACCCCAGACCATAAAGCGTACGTTGAAATGGGCATCTCTTGTAGGAGCCCTGTCATTAATCCTGCTAATAGCGGGTTGTGGGAGAAAATCTTTTGTTCCTCCCGGCTTGCGCCCGGAAATGCCGAAAACAGGACTGGCCCGTATGGGCTATTCCATTCAGATAGGAGCCTTCTCAAATCTGGACAATGCTGTTCGGCTTACCAAGGCTTTAGAAAACCGTGAGTTAAACGCCTACTACTTTGCTCACAAAACAGGCATCTATAAGGTTCGTTTCGGTAATTTCCCCTCAAGACAGACAGCCCGCAGACAAGCTGAAAGTATCCGTGCAGCGGCAATTATAGATGAATATTACATCGTCAGTCCCAGTGACTATGCAGTAGTAAAAAAGCGAATTTATGCCAGCAGGTATCTCAGGAAAGAGCTGGTAGAAACAGCTGAGAGCTTTATCGGTCTCCCGTATCGATGGGGCTGTTCTTCAGTGGAAGAAGGGTTCGATTGCAGCGGATTAACTATGGCCGTTTATCAGTTGAATGGCCTGAATCTACCGCGTTCGTCAAAAGAACAACACAGGGCAGGTATTTACATCAAAAAAAATCAGATGAAGAGGGGCGATCTGGTCTTCTTTGCTACCTCCGGAAGCAAAAGAGTTTCGCATGTCGGTATATATACAGGCAACAATAAATTCATTCATGCACCGGGAAAGGGCAAAAAAATCCGTG
- a CDS encoding isochorismatase family protein, translated as MRDEEVIRVNMEHDYLEQIRDYNVRQALPVAEKAALLVIDVQEYFRTMVEPIMKNLLALIETGREKGVKIFFTRHGHFQPDKDGGMLGKWWGDLIEYGSPEWELLGELNPSEKEPVIDKNRYSAFFNTDLDDRLRGLGIEDLIICGVMTNCCCETTARDAFVRDYRVFFAADATATANRELHLASLKNLAFGFAHIVNTVQICRHFGKSVELSPDSQKYSEDK; from the coding sequence ATGCGTGATGAGGAAGTGATAAGGGTAAATATGGAACACGACTATCTTGAACAGATACGAGATTATAATGTCCGTCAGGCATTACCCGTAGCAGAAAAAGCAGCGCTTCTGGTAATTGACGTGCAGGAATACTTTCGGACTATGGTTGAGCCCATTATGAAAAACCTTCTTGCCTTGATTGAGACGGGAAGGGAAAAAGGTGTGAAAATCTTTTTTACCCGTCATGGTCATTTTCAACCCGATAAAGATGGGGGTATGTTAGGAAAGTGGTGGGGAGACTTGATTGAATACGGATCGCCGGAATGGGAATTGCTCGGAGAACTCAATCCTTCTGAAAAGGAACCCGTTATAGACAAGAATCGCTACAGTGCTTTTTTTAACACAGATCTGGATGATCGATTACGCGGTTTGGGTATTGAGGATCTGATAATATGTGGTGTCATGACAAATTGCTGTTGCGAAACTACTGCCCGCGATGCCTTTGTCCGCGATTACCGGGTTTTCTTCGCCGCCGATGCCACGGCTACCGCCAATCGGGAACTCCATCTTGCATCGTTGAAAAACCTTGCTTTCGGTTTTGCGCATATCGTTAACACTGTACAGATATGCCGGCATTTTGGGAAAAGTGTGGAATTATCGCCGGATTCACAAAAATATAGTGAGGATAAATGA